In the Quercus lobata isolate SW786 chromosome 5, ValleyOak3.0 Primary Assembly, whole genome shotgun sequence genome, one interval contains:
- the LOC115990946 gene encoding berberine bridge enzyme-like 28 gives MKLSDYLFVFGLFFSFLLLISAHTHEDFLQCLTTYHSEKDKPISNIIYTPSNSSYSSALNSYVRNTRFSTPSTPKPRVIVTPLGVSQIQETLYCAQKHRIQVRVRSGGHDYEGLSFVSPVPFVILDMINLRNISIDVENNTAWVQSGATLGELYYWIANKSRTLGFPAGVCQTIGVGGHFSGGGYGTLLRKYGLAADNVLDAHLIDVKGRFLDRKSMGEDLFWAIRGGGGASFGVIVSWKIKLVPVPANVTVFTVRKGLEQNATKILHRWQYVAPNIDRDLFIRVLLTGSGSVQYGNRSVHASFNSIYLGGKDKLLPLMQKGFPELGLVSEDCTEMSWIQSILYFAGFQNGQSLEVLLNRTLTVNSYKAKSDYVRQPIPEAALEGIWPRFFEKEAQSSVIILNPYGGRMSEISESATPFPHRAGVIGKIQYLVYWSEEGTAATKKHVSWMRRLYAYMAPYVSNSPREAYINYRDLDIGKNNKGRRTSLRRASVWGTKYFKNNFERLVFVKTLFDPTNFFRNEQSIPPLSF, from the coding sequence ATGAAGTTATCCgattatttatttgtgtttggtctatttttctcatttttattgttaatttcaGCTCATACTCATGAAGATTTTCTTCAGTGTTTGACCACCTATCATTCCGAAAAAGACAAACCAATTTCTAATATCATTTACACCCCATCCAACTCCTCATATTCATCTGCCTTGAATTCCTACGTCCGAAACACCAGATTCTCAACACCTTCCACCCCGAAACCCCGAGTCATTGTTACACCATTGGGTGTTTCACAAATTCAAGAAACACTTTATTGTGCCCAAAAACATAGAATCCAAGTAAGAGTTAGAAGTGGTGGACATGATTACGAGggtctttcttttgtttctccCGTACCATTTGTCATACTTGATATGATTAATCTTCGAAACATTTCTATTGATGTAGAAAACAACACTGCCTGGGTTCAATCCGGTGCAACCCTGGGTGAATTATACTATTGGATTGCCAATAAGAGTAGAACTCTTGGCTTTCCAGCTGGAGTTTGCCAAACAATAGGTGTTGGTGGACATTTCAGTGGGGGAGGGTATGGCACATTGTTGCGTAAATATGGCCTTGCTGCAGATAATGTTCTTGATGCACATTTGATAGATGTTAAGGGAAGATTCCTTGACAGAAAATCAATGGGAGAAGATCTGTTTTGGGCCATTCGAGGAGGAGGAGGGGCTAGCTTTGGAGTCATTGTTTCATGGAAAATCAAGCTGGTTCCTGTTCCAGCAAATGTGACTGTGTTCACAGTCAGAAAGGGCTTGGAACAAAATGCAACCAAAATTCTTCATCGGTGGCAGTATGTTGCACCCAATATTGATAGAGACCTCTTCATTCGTGTACTCTTAACAGGTTCAGGTTCTGTCCAATACGGGAATAGGTCGGTACATGCTTCGTTCAATTCCATTTACCTTGGAGGGAAGGATAAGCTCCTTCCGTTGATGCAAAAGGGCTTTCCTGAGCTTGGTTTGGTGAGTGAAGATTGTACAGAAATGAGCTGGATTCAATCTATCCTCTACTTTGCTGGATTCCAAAATGGACAATCCCTAGAAGTTTTGCTAAATAGGACTCTGACAGTAAACTCTTACAAAGCAAAATCCGATTACGTGAGGCAGCCCATTCCCGAGGCTGCGTTGGAAGGGATTTGGCCAAGATTTTTTGAGAAGGAGGCACAGTCATCTGTAATAATCCTGAATCCATATGGGGGGAGAATGAGTGAAATTTCGGAGTCTGCAACACCTTTCCCACATAGAGCTGGCGTCATCGGCAAAATCCAATACTTGGTGTATTGGTCAGAAGAAGGGACTGCGGCAACTAAAAAGCATGTTAGTTGGATGAGAAGGCTTTACGCTTATATGGCTCCCTACGTTTCAAATTCTCCAAGGGAAGCGTATATAAATTATAGAGACCTTGACATAGGTAAAAATAACAAAGGCCGCCGCACAAGTTTAAGACGGGCAAGCGTATGGGgtactaaatattttaagaacaacttTGAAAGGTTGGTGTTTGTGAAGACTCTATTTGATCCGACTAATTTCTTTAGGAATGAACAAAGCATCCCGCCTCTTTCATTCTAG
- the LOC115990947 gene encoding putative F-box protein At4g22180 — MGEGSKRRRISSTKDKAGKAETKPKHSSWSWSWSDLPDQLLGLILGKLSLADIIHCCAVCSSWRSTAQSHCTQSTSTTPWLMLPGDEKYDSTTRCFFNLAENKVYKMKNAFEGFGKDAWCVGSSHGWLVILDDEAIPHLFNPFSRVRIQLPSIPNEFLSPNIDRDYFVQYLRKIFIAKAVLLADPSRSNNFGVVVICGSLSRLAFCKKGDTTWTELAVRSLSTYQQYVEYSDIICHDNQVYVLASDASVEVWDFRSSFPTKIMSIDKPSTLQKVVGNSFFIHNLSPKFYLVKTSTDFLFIKRFIGDFVNAEGLVVDEDYVLYNSEICPYRTKLFYVYRLNFRQNTWEQVESLNDQVVFLGGNQSISLSSHDLLECIPDSIYFTDDRWDEMDVDDSYGGHDIGFFNLDDQSIKPYYHLNLARIDPPSFWITPNLSMVKDKDDVS; from the coding sequence ATGGGTGAAGGcagtaaaagaagaagaatttcaAGTACAAAAGACAAAGCAGGGAAGGCTGAAACTAAACCAAAGCACTCATCATGGTCATGGTCATGGTCAGACCTCCCTGATCAACTGTTGGGACTTATCCTAGGAAAGCTTTCCTTGGCAGACATCATTCACTGCTGCGCTGTTTGTTCTTCTTGGAGATCCACCGCACAATCCCATTGCACTCAAAGTACTAGTACTACTCCATGGCTCATGCTTCCTGGCGACGAAAAGTATGACTCGACTACTCGCTGCTTCTTTAATCTCGCAGAAAACAAGGTTTACAAGATGAAGAATGCGTTCGAGGGATTTGGCAAAGACGCTTGGTGTGTGGGCTCTTCTCACGGTTGGCTCGTAATTCTGGATGACGAAGCCATCCCACATCTCTTTAATCCCTTCTCTAGAGTTCGGATTCAACTTCCATCTATTCCCAATGAATTCCTCAGCCCAAACATTGATCGGGATTACTTCGTTCAATATTTGCGGAAGATTTTCATCGCCAAAGCTGTGCTGTTGGCAGACCCATCACGTTCCAACAATTTTGGGGTGGTGGTGATCTGTGGTTCTCTCTCAAGGCTTGCATTTTGTAAGAAAGGGGACACAACGTGGACCGAACTTGCTGTCAGATCTCTCAGCACATACCAACAATATGTTGAATACAGTGACATTATATGCCACGATAATCAAGTTTATGTCTTGGCAAGTGATGCTTCGGTGGAAGTCTGGGATTTTCGGAGTTCTTTTCCGACCAAAATCATGAGCATTGATAAACCATCCACACTACAGAAAGTAGTTGGAAATAGTTTTTTCATACATAATCTTTCACCCAAGTTTTATTTAGTCAAGACATCCACTGATTTTTTGTTCATCAAACGGTTTATTGGAGACTTTGTTAATGCAGAAGGACTTGTTGTTGATGAGGATTACGTCCTATATAATTCCGAAATTTGCCCATATCGTACAAAGCTGTTTTATGTTTACAGGTTGAATTTCAGGCAGAACACATGGGAACAGGTTGAATCTTTGAACGATCAGGTTGTGTTTTTGGGCGGAAATCAGTCAATATCACTCTCCAGCCATGATCTTTTGGAGTGCATACCAGATTCGATTTATTTCACGGATGATAGATGGGATGAGATGGATGTGGACGACTCGTATGGAGGCCACGATATTGGATTTTTCAATTTAGATGATCAAAGTATTAAGCCATATTACCATTTAAATTTGGCGAGGATCGATCCACCATCGTTTTGGATTACTCCAAATCTATCTATGGTGAAAGACAAAGATGATGTTAGCTAG
- the LOC115992615 gene encoding berberine bridge enzyme-like 28 isoform X1, producing MKLSVSLFVFALLFSFLLATSAHTHENFLQCLILHSGNDSISKVIYTSSNSSYSFVLESSIRNPRFSTPSTPKPLVIVTPLGVSQIQEILSCAQKHGMQVRVRSGGHDYEGLSYVSPVPFVILDMINLRNISVDVENSFAWVQSGATLGELYYEIAEQSKTLGFPAGVCPTIGVGGHFSGGGYGTILRKYGLAADHVIDAHLIDVKGRFLDRKSMGEDLFWAIRGGGGASFGVIVAWKIKLVPVPSTVTVFTVNKNLEQNATKILHRWQHVADKFDKDLYIRVILTGANSSQEGKKTVQAAFNSLYLGGKDKLLPLMQESFPELGLVSEDCKEMSWIQSILYFAGFPSGQSLDVLLNRTLTVISYKAKSDYVKNPIPESGLEGIWQRFYEKEAESAVLILTPYGGKMSEISGSAIPFPHRAGNIYKIQYLVYWSEEGTAATESHVSWIRRLYTYMAPYVSKSPREAYINYRDLDIGTNNEGNTSYRHASIWGTKYFKNNFKRLVHVKTVFDPTNFFRNEQSIPPLFPFVNPLQIG from the exons atgaagttaTCAGTTTCTTTATTTGTGTTTGctcttcttttctcatttttattggCAACTTCAGCTCATACTCATGAAAACTTTCTTCAGTGCCTGATCCTTCATTCCGGAAATGACAGTATTTCTAAAGTCATTTACACCTCATCCAACTCCTCGTATTCATTTGTCTTGGAATCCTCCATCAGAAACCCCAGATTCTCAACACCTTCCACCCCGAAACCCCTGGTCATTGTTACACCATTGGGTGTTTcacaaattcaagaaattctTAGTTGTGCCCAAAAACATGGAATGCAAGTCAGAGTTAGAAGTGGTGGACATGATTACGAGGGTCTTTCTTATGTTTCTCCTGTACCATTTGTCATACTTGATATGATAAATCTTCGAAACATCTCTGTTGATGTAGAAAATAGCTTTGCCTGGGTTCAATCTGGTGCAACCCTCGGTGAATTATACTACGAGATTGCTGAGCAAAGCAAAACTCTTGGCTTTCCAGCTGGAGTTTGCCCTACAATAGGTGTTGGTGGACACTTCAGTGGGGGAGGGTATGGcacaattttgagaaaatatggCCTTGCTGCTGATCATGTTATTGATGCACACTTGATTGACGTTAAGGGTAGATTCCTTGACAGAAAATCAATGGGAGAAGATCTGTTTTGGGCCATTCGAGGAGGAGGAGGGGCTAGCTTTGGAGTCATTGTTGCATGGAAAATCAAGTTGGTTCCTGTTCCATCAACCGTGACTGTGTTCACAGTCAATAAGAACTTGGAACAAAATGCAACCAAAATTCTGCATCGGTGGCAGCATGTTGCAGACAAGTTTGATAAAGACCTATACATTCGTGTAATCTTAACAGGCGCAAATTCCAGCCAAGAAGGGAAGAAGACCGTACAAGCTGCGTTTAATTCCTTGTACCTTGGAGGGAAGGATAAGCTCCTTCCATTGATGCAAGAGAGCTTTCCTGAGCTGGGTTTGGTGAGTGAAGATTGTAAAGAAATGAGTTGGATTCAGTCTATCCTCTACTTTGCTGGATTCCCAAGTGGTCAATCCTTAGATGTTTTGCTAAATAGGACTCTGACGGTTATCTCTTATAAAGCAAAATCCGACTATGTGAAGAATCCCATTCCTGAATCTGGGTTGGAGGGGATTTGGCAAAGATTTTATGAAAAAGAGGCAGAGTCAGCTGTATTAATCCTGACTCCATATGGGGGAAAAATGAGTGAAATTTCGGGGTCTGCGATTCCTTTTCCACATAGAGCTGGCAATATCTACAAAATCCAATACTTGGTGTATTGGTCAGAAGAAGGGACTGCGGCAACTGAAAGTCATGTAAGTTGGATTCGAAGGCTTTACACTTATATGGCTCCCTATGTTTCCAAGTCTCCAAGAGAAGCATATATAAATTATAGAGACCTTGACATAGGTACAAATAATGAAGGCAACACAAGTTATAGACATGCAAGCATATGGGgtactaaatattttaagaacaacttCAAAAGGCTGGTGCATGTGAAGACTGTATTTGATCCCACTAATTTCTTTAGGAATGAACAAAGCATCCCGCCTCT CTTTCCCTTCGTAAATCCATTGCAAATAGGTTAG
- the LOC115992615 gene encoding berberine bridge enzyme-like 28 isoform X2, with the protein MKLSVSLFVFALLFSFLLATSAHTHENFLQCLILHSGNDSISKVIYTSSNSSYSFVLESSIRNPRFSTPSTPKPLVIVTPLGVSQIQEILSCAQKHGMQVRVRSGGHDYEGLSYVSPVPFVILDMINLRNISVDVENSFAWVQSGATLGELYYEIAEQSKTLGFPAGVCPTIGVGGHFSGGGYGTILRKYGLAADHVIDAHLIDVKGRFLDRKSMGEDLFWAIRGGGGASFGVIVAWKIKLVPVPSTVTVFTVNKNLEQNATKILHRWQHVADKFDKDLYIRVILTGANSSQEGKKTVQAAFNSLYLGGKDKLLPLMQESFPELGLVSEDCKEMSWIQSILYFAGFPSGQSLDVLLNRTLTVISYKAKSDYVKNPIPESGLEGIWQRFYEKEAESAVLILTPYGGKMSEISGSAIPFPHRAGNIYKIQYLVYWSEEGTAATESHVSWIRRLYTYMAPYVSKSPREAYINYRDLDIGTNNEGNTSYRHASIWGTKYFKNNFKRLVHVKTVFDPTNFFRNEQSIPPLSW; encoded by the coding sequence atgaagttaTCAGTTTCTTTATTTGTGTTTGctcttcttttctcatttttattggCAACTTCAGCTCATACTCATGAAAACTTTCTTCAGTGCCTGATCCTTCATTCCGGAAATGACAGTATTTCTAAAGTCATTTACACCTCATCCAACTCCTCGTATTCATTTGTCTTGGAATCCTCCATCAGAAACCCCAGATTCTCAACACCTTCCACCCCGAAACCCCTGGTCATTGTTACACCATTGGGTGTTTcacaaattcaagaaattctTAGTTGTGCCCAAAAACATGGAATGCAAGTCAGAGTTAGAAGTGGTGGACATGATTACGAGGGTCTTTCTTATGTTTCTCCTGTACCATTTGTCATACTTGATATGATAAATCTTCGAAACATCTCTGTTGATGTAGAAAATAGCTTTGCCTGGGTTCAATCTGGTGCAACCCTCGGTGAATTATACTACGAGATTGCTGAGCAAAGCAAAACTCTTGGCTTTCCAGCTGGAGTTTGCCCTACAATAGGTGTTGGTGGACACTTCAGTGGGGGAGGGTATGGcacaattttgagaaaatatggCCTTGCTGCTGATCATGTTATTGATGCACACTTGATTGACGTTAAGGGTAGATTCCTTGACAGAAAATCAATGGGAGAAGATCTGTTTTGGGCCATTCGAGGAGGAGGAGGGGCTAGCTTTGGAGTCATTGTTGCATGGAAAATCAAGTTGGTTCCTGTTCCATCAACCGTGACTGTGTTCACAGTCAATAAGAACTTGGAACAAAATGCAACCAAAATTCTGCATCGGTGGCAGCATGTTGCAGACAAGTTTGATAAAGACCTATACATTCGTGTAATCTTAACAGGCGCAAATTCCAGCCAAGAAGGGAAGAAGACCGTACAAGCTGCGTTTAATTCCTTGTACCTTGGAGGGAAGGATAAGCTCCTTCCATTGATGCAAGAGAGCTTTCCTGAGCTGGGTTTGGTGAGTGAAGATTGTAAAGAAATGAGTTGGATTCAGTCTATCCTCTACTTTGCTGGATTCCCAAGTGGTCAATCCTTAGATGTTTTGCTAAATAGGACTCTGACGGTTATCTCTTATAAAGCAAAATCCGACTATGTGAAGAATCCCATTCCTGAATCTGGGTTGGAGGGGATTTGGCAAAGATTTTATGAAAAAGAGGCAGAGTCAGCTGTATTAATCCTGACTCCATATGGGGGAAAAATGAGTGAAATTTCGGGGTCTGCGATTCCTTTTCCACATAGAGCTGGCAATATCTACAAAATCCAATACTTGGTGTATTGGTCAGAAGAAGGGACTGCGGCAACTGAAAGTCATGTAAGTTGGATTCGAAGGCTTTACACTTATATGGCTCCCTATGTTTCCAAGTCTCCAAGAGAAGCATATATAAATTATAGAGACCTTGACATAGGTACAAATAATGAAGGCAACACAAGTTATAGACATGCAAGCATATGGGgtactaaatattttaagaacaacttCAAAAGGCTGGTGCATGTGAAGACTGTATTTGATCCCACTAATTTCTTTAGGAATGAACAAAGCATCCCGCCTCTATCATGGTAG